AAAACTGTTTGGACGCTTAAGAGGAAAATATGCTATTTAAAACATATTCACAGCTAGCATTTATGATGTCCCATGTCTAGAAAAGTATATAGTACTTCTGCTTTTGCATGTGACAACCTTGAAATTATACTGCTAGCTATATGTTTTCTCTTTAGTCGTTATGGAACATGTAAATGTATGAAGGTCAAAGCAAACCTGTAGTCCTTGTAGATTTCAGGAGCAATGAGAAGGAACTGAATATCTCTGATGCTTATATTACCAATAGCTTTCCTTCCACCACTTTCGACCACAGGGACTCCTCCAACTCCCTTCTGTCTCATCAGCTTGAATGCCTGCAGCACTGGTTCATCCTCATTCACCTGGAAAAGAGAACAAAGATACAGTTAGCAAGTTATAAAATGCACCACGCAGATGTGTCAAAGAAAAACTTGCCTGTAGAATTGGTACCCGTTTTGActtgaaaagaatgaaaaaataataagCATTAAAACATAGCATCTCTTTCAAGTTGCTGGTTGGGTGCTAATGACATGGATGTTCATTGCATGTTAAAGTAACTCGCCCAAGCTAATATCGAAATCTCTGGTTCATAGGATTCTTAAGCTTTTGGGCACTGTTACTACTCACTCTTTCTAAAACCAAATGCTATCTCCGGGATTAATTGTCCACGGATATAACACTTAATTGATAAAATGACAAGGCCATCTAAGGAATGTGTTACTCATACAAATAGTTTGTCCCATTGCTTTGCCAACCTAGATCAACCTAAAGAAGCTAAAGATAAAtggttttcttttttttaatcagTGATCATAGTTTCTTGATTACTGCAATTTAAAGatatatcaacaacaaaaatTAGTAGAATCTTAAGAGAATAATGGACTTGGAAGACCAACTGCAAAGGTTGAAAAAGTGCTAGAAAAAAACAAATGAGATGCTTGGCACTTAGCAGCTTGTATGCCAACGAATTCCCCAAATTGAGACAGTTCCTAAAAGAAAAGGTGATGTGAAAAAATGTAACCAAGACGAAGTTGTATGGTGTTGGGATCAACAGAAGACCTGTGGCTGAAGACATACACTCTAATTTTATCACTTACAGAGTCCTGCCAGCTCATATAGGTAATCTGACAGAAAATGAACAGGTAGATTAAATTTGCGGACGGGAAATTGCACAATACGAGCTATTATACGAAGGAAGAGAACAAAAGCTGGAAAATAAATTATCTGCAATGAGCTCAGGTTCTGCTTGAATTTGAGCTTTTGAGACCTCAGGTTTATTTTTCTATGTAATGGAAACAAAACTGTGCTCTATTATAGGGTGATTTCTATATGTAACACTTAAAGTTATTCTAGCAACAATATAGCAGAAGATCAAGCTACTCAAGCAATTATATCCTTTGTTGCTTCGTGACAGCAGAAACTGAACTTGTTGAAGGTAACAATTGATAGCTTCTAAGTGTCATATGCTATTCAGCCAATATGTGTAAAGTGTAGATATCTTTTCTTTAAACTCTTGCATTGACCTGCTTGATCATAATgcacaaaaagaaaatatttacaaaaacaaACCAACTACCAACCACGTGATTGTAAGTGGATCATCAACCGTGCAGCCAAAGTAGGGGGCACACgaaacaagaaaataaaacagaacaaAATGGAGCACTTACAAAAGCACaaagaaaacatacaaaatcAGTCAATCAGGTAACCAGTTGCAGACTTGCAGCAAATATGCACAAGGGCTGGCATACTAACTTCAAGCACTCAATTTCGCGTACCGAAGCATatgatgaagaaataaacacaaggaatcTTAAAATTGAAGTATCATCTTTTAGCAAGATTTGCAATATGATGAACACCATAGTAAATAGAAGGACAACATAATAATATATGTCCATAGATATGGAACGGTTACTTGGTTACTTACAACAAACAAACCACATGCTCAATAGCAGAAGCATAAAAACTCCAAAGCTCATACCTGAATGATGCTACTTGGCTTCATTAAAGGGAGGCCAAGTTCATATAATTTCTTAGAACCCCAGCTCTCGAACCAATGAAGACCAGCACATTCTTCTAGCATGTGTATAACAGCAGATTGAGTTATGATGTTATCAATCTTCCATTCCCCTAAATCAACCACAGGAATACTCTTCATTTTGTATTTAGATAGCAAGAGAAGCATCGTCAGAAAGGAGTTTGATTTCTGCAAAGCCAGAAATGGAGCCCAGCGGAATGAACCCGAAATGTCCCGAACCTAAGTAATCACATGTTACGGTGTTAGTCAGCACAATTTCCCGAATAGCTTTCTAAAAggaaaatcggtaaatgtttaaGGAAAAATAACTAGTTCAGTATAAAGAAATAACCTTTGTATTCTTATAGAGATCTGACGAAGTTAATGTCTCAAAAAAGTTTCCAGAAGTCGCAGTTGGAGATTCAGGATGCAAACTTCTGAATCTCGGAGAAGAGACTCCATTAACAGCTGCTGCCAATGCAGGGCTGAGTGTATCATCTGGTCCATCGATTACCGAATCAAAAGCAGAATTTCCCTCCATTTTTTCTGACTGAAAAGTATGTGACAAATTGGTTTAAGCATCTTCATTGGAAAGGAGGACAATGTGCAACAAGAATTCCACTGTCTTTGTAACAATTTATTAGATGTTGATCCATTTGAAAACTTGCTTTTAACCTTTTCCCAGCTTTTAAAGGCAACATATGTTCATCAATTCCATAGTTGTGAATGGGAAGATACATGTTTAATTATGATTTATGTATGGGTGCATACCTGATGCAGGATCCATACCACAATGCCGGCAAATTCCACGATGCCAATATATCTATCAATCCAACTAGCATCTTCAGGGGCATCAACATCCACAACAGGTGCACTTAGTATTTTGTGCCGCGATAGTAACTTAACAGCTTCGGCCAAAGTTGCATCTGATCTTATCTCAATTACTGCAGATAAGAATAACAATCATTGCAACAACCAGATATTATTAGTACCATAAGAGAAATAAACCATAAAACACTATACAAAAAGAACCGCTAACAGATCAACTTTTCACTGGTAGACATTTAAGGATCCCAACTTAGGTCGCTTAACTCAACAAGCAAAGAATGAAGTGATTTCGGTATGCTGAAGAGTACTCTCATTTTTAAGATTCAGTTTCTCAATAATTTTCTACTGAAAATAACCAACGCTTAACCAACCAAAAAAATCTACGAAACCTCCTCCCAACTTGAATGACGCAGATTTTGTACCTTACTTTGTATTTTCTTGCTAGGCAAACATAAAAAAGGGGAGAGAGGGAAAACATCAATCGAAttcagagagagagaaagagaaaaaaggaacAAAACGAATCATGTTTCTCAACTCTGATAAGATCTCAGGGTAGAGTGATTACGATTCACTTGATAAAGTATGTACGCATGATCTTATTTGAACTATAGTCGATTGAGCAAAATTAGACACAAATCCTATAAATTCCTTCAGCTAAGAATGACTAAAATGTTAAATTCACCCCAGCTCGCACAAAACAAGCCTTTGATACACTTCTTATGCAGAGTATAAAACAACTACTATTACATAAAGATTAATTACATCTTTGTGGGTCATCAATCTCACCCACAAGCTACAATCAAAATTCTTAATATCTAAAACAAGTAATTAGCGGATACCAAGACGACGATCATATTGCTTTAACAACAAGAAACCTATGATAAACAAGGACAAGTAGTAGATTTACCTTGATTAGACGGAGCAGGAGGAAAATCAGAAACAGGAATGTTCTCGAAACAAGCGTTGAGCTTCTCAGTAGGACTAAGCTGTGGTTCTTGTACATCCCATAGATCCTCCACTTGCATACCTACCTTTGCTTCTGGGCTTCTTGGCGTTTGACATCCTTCTTCCATCACCAtgctttctctctctttttcttttttctacaaacttcactctttctttctctctggTTGTTCCAAAGTGATTGAATAAATCAAGAGTTCGATGCTTGTTGCTTTCTATGAAAGTGATCCAATTATTACACTAAATAAAATACTAGTCACTCTTCCGATATTACTATTTAGTgccaataaaaatagaaaatgcaCGTGGATCATGATATGGTAATTCTGAGGAGCATGTCCACGGACCCGATATAACTCTTAACTGATGACCATAATTATTCTCCTTttcataattattaaaataaaatttattgtctaaaaatgtaaaaatatttgttgctacaaaaaatttaaaattaaaattaaaattatcctCATATATAGCTACAAGAAATAGTAATAGTAACTCAATGGTTAAAAGTTTCAATTAATCTTTTAATCACAATTTTGTAAAACCTTAAATTAATGGAGTATTATATTTTGTGACGAAACAAATACGTAGGAAGAGGGATCGGGTGTAAATGAAGCTGCGCGGTGAAAGTGGGATGATTGGGGTCGACGGTCTATTCGGGTAGTTATTCTTATCCAGAAAAGAGAAACCATTATTTTAATCGATTTAGAAGGCTAAGACTTATCCGGTTTTGCAGAAGAGCCAAATCCAAACAAGTAGTAATAAATCAGGGGGCTGCTGCATTTGCATTACGTGGACAATGCCGACTTTCATGACTGATTAAGACATGTGACAAGTGGCTTTTTATACTTCCATACAACTTAACTGTCCTTTTACTCTTTAAAGATACAAAAAATCCACCTCACGCAATAAGTTAAACATGCAGGCATACGAATTACGATGAAAGCCAGGGGCGGCCGGACCGCActtgctttaggccccaaaaATTTAAGGGCCCAAAAATTACTATTTCTCTCTCTATAttagtatattatttatataattatctcttattattgataaatttatttctttattgtcatattattttttaataactcgatttcttcctctaattaatataactaaaatagttttctgtcaattttattttatttttttacttaattatatttttctattcattagttggtcacgtaactatatctaataatctaacttattatttattttccttatataaattatactctctccgtcccaatttatatgaatgtgtttgactggacatggagtttatgaaataaaggaagacttttgaaacttgtaatcttaaataaatcatagaaatttgtgggctagaaattatctcattaatggtaaaaaaaaaaaatctaaagttgaattgttaccaAATATAGAAATGGACCTTACTAAAAAAAAGGAGACACTTAAGTTGGGACGGAGGAAGTATGTTTTCTGGGTTCTCCCATTTCAGTTGTGATGCAATCAACGTTAAATTCATTTGATTTTCTGTATTTTATAAAACtaagttctcatttttttttaatttcacatcctcacttgtctaatttttttaaaaacgatgttcattaatatatatatatatatatatatatatatatatatatatatatatatatatatatatatatatatatatatatattgagcaTATTAACTCACACTTTGGACAGAAGCAGAGGCGAATTCaaaatttgaagttcataagtttaagattttaacttttatattaggttttaaattaataatttatatatttttaataattttttttagaataCAAAGTTTAGATTAAAGTTACTGATTCGGCCGAATCCGTAATCAATTAACTCCGCCCCGAAAGTAGTACTAGTAATTAAGTTATGACAGAATTAGTATTGCGAATAAAGGGGCAGAAAACGTGAATATTTTTGAGTTCATATTTAAGCTGGTTGGTTTTTGAATgttttatttgatgtttgaaGCAAGGAGAATAAGCGAATTAGAAAGTGGATGTTAATGCataattgataattgaaaaataaaataaagtgttacttgttataaaataaaaccgtaaagtaaataaattgaagacaagtatagagagattgatatattattcaaatttcaaacttaggtatataatgaactgaaaattcttctatttatagaagaaaggaagcagttgcgaggcttttcaggaagcaactgcaaggcttttctttagctgcttgtaagctgtctgcataagttgcttgcaacctgcctgtttaataagaagctgctgcaaattatttttttgagctgcttgcaacctgcctgcatcagatgcttgtagataaatttcaacagagtactaaatggataatcttcttcaggaagattatctataacgGAGTAATAAATGagcatccacaatataattattttcataacactcccccttgattgttcattaaaaggtattgtgccttgttaaaaccttattaggaaaaattcagtgggaaaaatcctagtgaaggaaaaagagtacacatatttagtaatacgcatttctagatgcctcattaaaaaccttataagaaaaatcctatgggaaaaaaccttagtaaggaaaaaagagtacatcgtgTATTTTATTCCTCctaatgaaaaccttgtttcaaatatttgagtctccgcattccaatcttgtataccattttctcaaaagttgaagttgacaaagatttagtgaataaatctgccggattatcacttgaacggatttgttacacatcaatgtcaccatttttctgaagatcatgtgtgtaaaataattttggtgaaatgtgcttcgttctatctccttttataaatcctccattcaattgggttatgcatgcagcattgtctttgtataaaattgtggatcttttctcacattccaaaccacatttttctcgaataaaatgaattattgatctcaaccatacacattccctacttgcttcatgaatagttattatttcagcatgatttgaagaagtagctacaatagattgctttgtggagcgccatgatatgatagtacctctacatgtaaacacgtacccgatTTGAGATCTAACTTTATGGGGATcaaataaataacctgcatctgcataactaacaagatctgcactatctttgttagcaaactcatatcaagagttccctttaaatattgcaatatatgcttaatcccgttccaatgtctccgtgcaGTAGAataactatatcttgctagtaaattaacagaaaatgttatgtcaggccttgtagcattaacaagatacattagtgcaccaattgcactgagatagggtacttcgggaccaaggagttcctcatcctcttatGGAGGTCGGAACACatctttattcacttcaagtgatcgaacaaccatcggtgtactcaatgggtgcgctttatCCATGTAAAGGCGTTTTAAGACcatttctgtataggcagattgatggataaagatcccgtctgctaaatgttcaatttgcagaccaagacaaagttttgtctttccaagatctttcatctcaaattctttcttaagatattcaattgccttttggagcttttctggagttccaacaatatttatgtcatcaacataaatagcaagtataacaaattctgaagtcattttctttataaaaatacatggaaaaataacatcatttatgtaaccctctttcagcaaatattcactgaggcgattatacaacatgcgcccagattgctttaaaccgtacaaagatctttgtaatctgattgaatacattttccgagattttgaatatgctttaggcattttaaatccttcacggattttcatgtaaatttaaGTGACCCGTAtagataagctgtaaccacatccattagatgtatttcaagcctttcacataaggctaaactgatgagatatcgaaatgttatggcatccataataggtgaatatgtttcttcataatcgactccaggtcgttgtgaaaATCCTcgtgcaacaaggcgagccttgtatctttcaacttcatttttatcattcctttttcgcacaaaaacccatttatgaccaactgacTTTATACCAGcgggtgtttggactactggtccaaagacctctcttttagcaagtgacttcaattgcAGTTCAATTGACTCTTGCCATTTTGTCCAATCAGATCTTTATCGACATTCTttgacagatcggggttcaagattctcactatcttgcataatgttaagtgcaacattatatgcaaaaatattatccacacTATTTCAGAtctatttaaattaatcccatcaccagtagaacttattaaaagttcctcactcacttgagtttcaggttcattgatttcttcaggaatctcagaactaatcagatcttgggtctcttcaggagatcccttcataatatcattttgatcatttgccgattttctttttctaggatttcgatccttaaaATCCAAAGttctaccacgcttcaggcgtgctttaggttcactagctctcatgctagtagatggtcctgctgggacatcaattcggatatgcacattctctgcagggatatgtgacttatttatccttttcaaatcagtaaatgtgtctggcatttgatttgctatattctgtaaatggatgatcttctggacctcctgattacatataggggtacgtggatcaaagtgagataatgataaaacttttcacataatttctcttttgattttctttttctatccccctaattgtgggaaatttatttcatcaaatcgacaatctgcaaatcgaacagtaaataaatctcccgtcaatggttcaaggtagcgaataatagagggtgattcaaacccaacatatattcctaaccttctctgcgggcccatcttactgcgctgtggtggtaatactggcacatatacaacacatctaaaaattcgtagatgggcaatatttggttcatgaccaaaaactaattgtgacggagaatatttattataatgtgtcggtctgagacggataagtgatgctgtgTGCAAGATAACATGGCCCCAAACAGTTgtggataattttatttttataagtagtggtcttgctatcaactGCAGgtgtttaataaatgactctgcaaggccattttgagtatgaacataagctagaggatgttcaacttttatcccaactgatagacagtaatcatcaaaagcttgagatgagaattcttcAGCATTATCAAGGcaaatagcctttataggataatctgggaattgtgcccttaatcgaattatttgggctaataactttgcaaacgccaggttgcgagatgatagtaggcacacatgggaccatcttgaagatgcatctattaggaccataaaatatctgaacaacccacttggtgggtaaATAGgcccacatatatccccatgtatacgcttAAAAAAGGCAGGGaactcaatgccaaccttcattggtgatggtctagtgatcattttgtcttgataacaagcatcacaagaaaattcatcatttataagaatcttcaggtttattaatggatgcccacttaaattttcagtaatttgtctcatcattattgatccaggatggcccaaacggccatgccaaagcataaAAGTTTTTGAATTAGTAAACTTccggtttacgatagagtgtgcttcaactgtactaatctttgaatagtataggCCAGAAGATagagttggtaacttttctacaatgcacttctggccagaaacattctttgtaatacaaagatattccatattcatttcatctatcatctcaacatgatacccatttcggtgGATAtccataaaactcaacaagtttcttcgggacttggaggagaataatgcattgtctataatacgttttgttcccttagacagaaatacaatagctctttcggagccttcaatcaaacttatattaccagaaattgtagaaacatttgctttttacttatacaaataagaaaagtatttctgatctttgaatatggcatgagttgttccactatcaattacacaaatattttcatgattggtctttgatccaaacataatttgaggattatccatattcttcaaaatgacataaataaaataaatatgacagtaaacatt
This DNA window, taken from Nicotiana tabacum cultivar K326 chromosome 4, ASM71507v2, whole genome shotgun sequence, encodes the following:
- the LOC107823752 gene encoding SNF1-related protein kinase regulatory subunit gamma-1, whose translation is MVMEEGCQTPRSPEAKVGMQVEDLWDVQEPQLSPTEKLNACFENIPVSDFPPAPSNQVIEIRSDATLAEAVKLLSRHKILSAPVVDVDAPEDASWIDRYIGIVEFAGIVVWILHQSEKMEGNSAFDSVIDGPDDTLSPALAAAVNGVSSPRFRSLHPESPTATSGNFFETLTSSDLYKNTKVRDISGSFRWAPFLALQKSNSFLTMLLLLSKYKMKSIPVVDLGEWKIDNIITQSAVIHMLEECAGLHWFESWGSKKLYELGLPLMKPSSIIQVNEDEPVLQAFKLMRQKGVGGVPVVESGGRKAIGNISIRDIQFLLIAPEIYKDYRSITAKNFLTSVQSYLEKHEKHSPYLSSMVTCRRDNSLKEVIMKLDSMKIHRIYVVDDKGNLEGVITLRDIISKLVHEPRGYFGDFFDGVLPLPANSRV